The proteins below come from a single Deltaproteobacteria bacterium genomic window:
- a CDS encoding benzoate-CoA ligase family protein produces the protein MAAIASAHTTDTALATPSASTLARRHFTAERLVSTNTAVAAPRDSASSPSPPAPANRSSTAAPTGGGPRMLNSASRTRSEVGRVVVPAGATRRRLRAQPPMMRMSGPSTSLLPLRASGSMGGDMGDAVVNLPRRVFDRARAMGWSDRIAVREPERAWTYAELEDQVRRVDTALRALRVQRGDRVAVFMPDTLEAAAAILGAMHMGAVAVPLSELSTPNDVRDYVADCGAAVAIVHASLEPAIDEIRSEVPQLREVIVVGAANPGERDYLSLVRAAQPATAAADVSVDTTAMILYSAGASEGNRRGVPHTHAAPFIAFESYGRGVLGLSDADRVLSVVRLATAYGLGTGLLFPLIAGAEALLLPEQPTTEAILGAIAASRPTVLFATPSVYGQVARDVEAARAATPPAGLRACVSGAEGMPPKLVPRVRRALGADVLVGYGLTEAFQFVLATRLGAGGAGTCGQPVPQFDARVVDPDGAPLPPHEIGRLQIKGPTISGRYWGDDTPHLSADGWFTTDDRFMVDDGGNFIHCGREDDLFKVGGKWVSPAEVEQALLGHEAVWECAVIGAEDEDGLVKPLAFVVPNIGHAPSAKLAAELREHVKSELAPYKYPRWIEFVDALPKGATGKVLRYKLKPPPLSRRRAETLS, from the coding sequence GCGATCGCGTCGGCGCATACGACGGACACCGCGCTGGCCACCCCGAGCGCGTCGACGTTGGCGCGAAGACACTTCACCGCGGAGCGGCTCGTGTCGACGAACACGGCCGTCGCCGCGCCGCGCGACAGCGCCTCGAGCCCGAGTCCGCCCGCGCCGGCGAACAGGTCGAGCACGGCCGCGCCCACCGGCGGTGGTCCGAGGATGTTGAACAGCGCTTCCCGCACCCGATCGGAGGTCGGCCGCGTCGTCGTGCCGGCCGGCGCGACGAGGCGCCGGCTGCGTGCCCAACCGCCGATGATGCGCATGTCCGGGCCATCTACCAGCTTGCTGCCACTCCGGGCAAGTGGCAGTATGGGCGGGGACATGGGAGATGCGGTGGTCAATCTCCCGCGGCGCGTGTTCGACCGCGCGCGCGCGATGGGATGGTCGGACCGGATCGCGGTGCGCGAGCCGGAGCGGGCGTGGACCTACGCGGAGCTGGAGGACCAGGTCCGGCGGGTGGATACGGCGCTGCGGGCCCTGCGGGTGCAACGGGGGGATCGCGTCGCCGTGTTCATGCCGGACACGCTCGAGGCGGCGGCCGCGATTCTGGGGGCGATGCACATGGGGGCGGTCGCCGTGCCGCTTAGCGAACTGTCGACGCCCAACGACGTGCGCGACTACGTCGCCGACTGCGGCGCCGCGGTGGCGATCGTTCACGCATCGCTCGAGCCGGCGATCGACGAAATCCGGTCCGAGGTCCCGCAGCTTCGCGAGGTGATCGTCGTCGGCGCGGCGAACCCGGGCGAGCGCGACTACCTGAGTCTCGTGCGCGCGGCACAACCCGCGACGGCGGCGGCTGACGTATCGGTGGACACCACCGCGATGATCCTGTACTCGGCCGGCGCGTCCGAAGGGAATCGGCGCGGCGTGCCGCACACTCACGCGGCGCCGTTCATTGCGTTCGAGTCGTACGGTCGCGGCGTCCTCGGTCTGTCCGACGCCGACCGCGTGCTGTCCGTTGTACGGCTGGCGACGGCGTACGGCCTTGGCACCGGTTTGTTGTTTCCGCTGATCGCGGGCGCCGAGGCGCTATTGTTGCCAGAGCAACCGACGACGGAGGCGATTCTCGGGGCGATCGCGGCGAGCCGGCCGACGGTGTTGTTCGCGACTCCGTCGGTGTACGGCCAGGTGGCTCGCGACGTCGAGGCTGCCCGCGCAGCCACGCCGCCCGCCGGCCTGCGCGCGTGCGTGTCGGGCGCCGAGGGGATGCCTCCGAAGCTGGTGCCGCGAGTCCGCCGCGCTCTGGGGGCGGACGTGCTCGTCGGCTACGGTTTGACCGAGGCGTTCCAGTTCGTGCTCGCGACTCGGCTGGGGGCCGGGGGCGCGGGAACGTGCGGCCAGCCGGTACCGCAGTTCGACGCGCGCGTCGTCGACCCCGACGGAGCGCCGCTACCGCCCCACGAGATCGGCCGGCTGCAGATCAAGGGGCCGACGATTTCCGGACGGTACTGGGGCGACGACACCCCTCATTTGTCCGCGGATGGATGGTTCACGACGGACGACCGGTTCATGGTGGACGACGGAGGCAACTTCATCCACTGCGGGCGGGAGGACGATCTGTTCAAAGTCGGCGGCAAGTGGGTGTCGCCGGCCGAGGTGGAACAAGCGCTGCTCGGTCACGAGGCGGTGTGGGAGTGCGCCGTAATCGGCGCCGAGGACGAGGATGGGCTCGTCAAGCCGCTTGCGTTCGTCGTGCCGAATATCGGTCACGCCCCGTCCGCCAAGCTGGCCGCGGAACTGCGCGAGCACGTCAAGTCCGAACTCGCGCCGTACAAATACCCGCGGTGGATCGAATTCGTCGACGCGCTGCCGAAGGGGGCCACCGGCAAGGTGTTGCGGTACAAGCTCAAGCCGCCGCCACTTAGCCGGCGCCGCGCGGAGACGTTGTCGTAG
- a CDS encoding flagellar assembly protein FliH: MRVSRIVKDGAKVIDGAVFDAKAEAARIVTEAHAEAEAIRERAREEGRAEGRAEVAALLVRARQEVDRRIAEADKELRVLAVGIAERLVRRHLALDPETVADIAKAALDEARGRHEFVLRVHPDDVATLERERPGLLSRLSVSAHILIRADDGIERGGCVVETDVGTVDARLSTQLAAIQRALEEAP; the protein is encoded by the coding sequence GTGCGCGTGAGCCGAATCGTCAAGGACGGCGCAAAGGTGATCGACGGGGCGGTGTTCGACGCCAAGGCCGAAGCCGCGCGGATCGTGACGGAGGCGCATGCCGAAGCCGAAGCGATCCGCGAGCGGGCGCGCGAGGAGGGGCGCGCCGAGGGGAGGGCGGAGGTCGCGGCGCTGTTGGTGCGCGCCAGGCAGGAAGTCGATCGCCGTATCGCCGAGGCCGACAAGGAGTTGCGGGTCCTCGCGGTCGGCATCGCGGAGCGCCTCGTGCGCCGCCACCTCGCGCTCGATCCCGAGACGGTCGCGGACATCGCCAAGGCGGCGCTCGACGAGGCGCGGGGACGCCATGAGTTCGTGTTGCGGGTGCATCCAGATGACGTGGCCACCCTCGAACGCGAGCGTCCCGGGCTGCTGTCGCGGCTGTCGGTGTCGGCCCACATCCTGATCCGCGCCGACGACGGCATCGAACGCGGCGGTTGCGTGGTAGAGACCGACGTCGGCACGGTCGACGCGCGGCTGTCGACGCAGCTCGCCGCGATTCAGCGTGCGCTCGAGGAGGCGCCGTAG
- a CDS encoding FliI/YscN family ATPase — protein sequence MALDVDRALRIVDGARTVRVTGRVSEITGLVVRATVPGIRHGEMVDIERAGMEPLPAEVVGFRGEEAVLLPLGEPSGVGPDSAVVPRGQPLTLRVGEALLGRVVDGLGRPIDDGPPLDGHAGDLEPWPVDRAAPDPLTRRRVDRPLPTGVRAIDGFLTLGEGQRIGLFAGSGVGKSTLMGQIARSASADVNVICLVGERGREVRDFIEDSLGPEGLARSVVVCATSDAPSLVRLKSTFVATAIAEWFRDRQGKRVLMMVDSLTRFARAQREVGLSAGEPPARQGYPPSVFAALPRLLERAGNSDRGSITAIYTVLVAGGDMEEPIADEVRGIVDGHIVLDRSIGARGRWPAIDVLHSVSRVMSHVATPEHVAAAQRARELLAAYESHRDLITLGAYKRGSDPRVDAAIAAIDAIEQFLRQGTHETEPFDEVVAGLAALAGGAA from the coding sequence GTGGCGCTCGACGTCGACCGCGCGTTGCGCATCGTCGACGGCGCGCGCACGGTGCGCGTGACCGGTCGCGTGAGCGAGATCACCGGCCTCGTCGTGCGCGCCACCGTGCCGGGCATCCGCCACGGCGAGATGGTCGACATCGAGCGCGCGGGCATGGAGCCGCTGCCGGCCGAGGTCGTCGGCTTCCGCGGAGAGGAGGCGGTGTTGTTGCCGCTCGGTGAGCCGTCCGGCGTCGGGCCGGACAGCGCGGTCGTTCCGCGCGGCCAACCGCTCACGCTGCGCGTCGGAGAGGCGCTGCTCGGGCGGGTCGTCGACGGGCTCGGCCGACCGATCGACGATGGTCCCCCGCTGGACGGTCATGCCGGCGACCTCGAACCCTGGCCGGTCGACCGCGCGGCGCCCGATCCGCTCACCCGGCGGCGCGTCGACCGGCCGCTGCCGACCGGTGTGCGGGCGATCGATGGCTTTCTCACCCTCGGCGAGGGCCAGCGCATCGGCTTGTTCGCCGGGTCCGGCGTCGGCAAGTCGACGCTCATGGGGCAGATCGCGCGGTCGGCGAGCGCCGACGTCAACGTCATCTGCCTGGTCGGCGAGCGCGGCCGCGAGGTGCGCGATTTTATCGAGGACTCGCTCGGCCCAGAGGGGCTTGCGCGGTCTGTGGTTGTGTGTGCAACTAGCGATGCGCCGAGCCTCGTGCGTCTCAAGTCGACGTTCGTTGCGACCGCGATCGCCGAGTGGTTTCGCGACCGCCAGGGCAAGCGCGTATTGATGATGGTCGACTCGCTCACGCGGTTCGCCCGCGCTCAGCGCGAGGTCGGCCTGTCCGCCGGCGAGCCGCCGGCGCGGCAGGGGTATCCGCCGAGCGTGTTCGCCGCACTGCCGCGGTTGCTCGAGCGCGCCGGCAACTCCGACCGCGGGTCGATCACCGCCATCTACACGGTTCTGGTTGCCGGCGGTGACATGGAGGAGCCGATTGCCGACGAGGTGCGCGGCATCGTGGACGGCCACATCGTGCTGGACCGATCGATCGGCGCGCGCGGCCGCTGGCCCGCGATCGACGTGCTGCACAGCGTGTCGCGCGTGATGTCGCACGTCGCCACGCCCGAGCACGTGGCAGCAGCGCAGCGGGCGCGCGAGCTGCTCGCGGCGTACGAGTCGCATCGCGATCTGATCACGCTCGGCGCGTACAAGCGCGGATCCGACCCGCGCGTGGACGCGGCGATCGCGGCCATCGACGCGATCGAGCAGTTTCTCCGGCAGGGGACGCACGAGACCGAGCCGTTCGACGAGGTCGTCGCCGGCTTGGCGGCGCTCGCCGGTGGCGCGGCGTGA